One window of the Arthrobacter sp. zg-Y919 genome contains the following:
- a CDS encoding Sec-independent protein translocase TatB: MVGINGYEFILLAIIAVVVLGPERLPEYASQLARLVREVRRMASGAREQLREEVGPEIDEVDWRKLDPRQYDPRRIIKEALLDDFDEAAKLVSGRPAPAPRVPAASAAASPTPQSAGSSTVAPATAAAPAAPAVKPLERLAEGQPAPFDVEAT, from the coding sequence GTGGTAGGAATCAACGGTTACGAGTTCATCCTCCTGGCGATAATCGCCGTGGTGGTGCTGGGTCCTGAACGCCTGCCCGAATACGCCTCGCAGCTTGCCCGGCTGGTGCGGGAAGTGCGGCGGATGGCCAGCGGAGCCCGCGAACAACTGCGGGAAGAAGTTGGCCCGGAAATTGACGAGGTGGACTGGCGGAAGCTGGACCCGCGGCAATACGACCCGCGGCGCATCATCAAGGAAGCGCTGCTGGACGACTTCGACGAGGCAGCCAAACTGGTGAGCGGGCGCCCCGCGCCGGCCCCCCGGGTGCCGGCCGCTTCCGCCGCAGCTTCCCCCACACCGCAGTCCGCCGGATCCTCCACGGTCGCGCCGGCAACCGCAGCAGCTCCAGCGGCCCCTGCGGTGAAACCGCTGGAACGCCTCGCCGAGGGGCAGCCCGCCCCGTTCGACGTGGAAGCCACGTAG
- a CDS encoding zf-HC2 domain-containing protein, which translates to MRHPTRQLRNYLDGENSPRRQQAIEAHLSRCAACRAALSEERRLRSRLRSLRVPDAGPDLAARIAESAAAAARSAGPQPAGLQPAGPQPAGLQPAGLKPGRRALVSRRSHAFAAAGAVAAAGAVLLGGAYITGSILETPVQAGARAAVGAGWDEVAGKGALGADQLQLLRAHGWACPEFTELGLSVESARSLSVQGRPAVEMILAGDGERIRLVEQHPLPGEDHQPVINAVTGQTVAADGFAVAGSPAGAAVFGSGEHPGQKVVAAGSVTYTLDSSLPVKSMPRAAEELSRFESTRLARAGADPEPMERIARGLAIFARTGWSL; encoded by the coding sequence GTGCGACACCCCACGCGTCAGCTCCGGAACTACCTTGACGGCGAAAACTCCCCCCGGCGCCAGCAGGCCATTGAGGCACACCTCTCTCGCTGTGCCGCCTGCCGCGCTGCCCTCTCCGAAGAGCGGCGTCTGCGCAGCCGCCTGCGTTCGCTTCGGGTGCCCGATGCCGGTCCTGACCTCGCCGCCCGGATAGCCGAGAGTGCGGCTGCGGCTGCCCGGTCCGCCGGTCCTCAACCTGCCGGGCTGCAACCTGCCGGACCGCAACCTGCCGGGCTGCAACCTGCCGGGCTGAAGCCCGGGCGGCGCGCTTTGGTATCCCGGCGGAGCCATGCGTTCGCCGCTGCAGGCGCGGTGGCCGCCGCCGGGGCAGTGCTTCTTGGCGGCGCCTATATCACCGGCAGCATCCTCGAAACCCCGGTGCAGGCGGGGGCCCGCGCCGCCGTAGGGGCGGGGTGGGATGAAGTCGCCGGTAAGGGGGCCCTCGGAGCGGATCAGCTCCAGTTGCTGCGGGCACACGGCTGGGCCTGCCCCGAATTCACCGAGCTTGGACTCAGCGTGGAGTCCGCCCGTTCCCTGAGCGTTCAGGGGCGTCCCGCCGTCGAAATGATTTTAGCCGGGGACGGCGAACGGATCCGGCTCGTGGAACAGCATCCGCTGCCGGGGGAAGACCATCAGCCGGTGATCAATGCCGTGACCGGACAGACTGTTGCAGCGGATGGCTTTGCCGTGGCCGGATCGCCGGCCGGCGCAGCCGTTTTTGGGTCCGGGGAGCATCCCGGCCAGAAGGTAGTGGCCGCGGGCAGCGTCACCTACACCTTGGATTCAAGCCTGCCCGTGAAGTCGATGCCCCGTGCGGCTGAAGAGCTGTCACGCTTCGAATCCACGCGCCTGGCCCGTGCCGGTGCCGACCCTGAGCCGATGGAGCGCATAGCCCGGGGGCTCGCCATCTTCGCGCGGACCGGCTGGAGCCTCTAG
- the sigE gene encoding RNA polymerase sigma factor SigE: MATTPNTAAADMAAEWVRPTWEEVVEAHSAKVYRLAYRLTGNKHDAEDLTQEVFVRVFRSLANFQPGTLDGWLHRITTNLFLDQARRRSRIRFDGMTEETSSKLPSNGPGPERSFEFNNLDVDIARALEELPPDFRAAVVLCDLEGLSYDEVARALDVKLGTVRSRIHRGRAMLKEKLAHRDPQLRPAARPRLTLPRVAGAS; encoded by the coding sequence ATGGCAACGACCCCGAATACGGCAGCCGCGGACATGGCCGCGGAATGGGTACGTCCCACTTGGGAGGAAGTGGTGGAGGCTCACTCGGCCAAGGTGTACCGGCTGGCCTATCGGTTGACCGGCAACAAGCACGACGCCGAGGACCTGACCCAGGAAGTCTTCGTCCGGGTCTTCCGCTCGCTGGCCAATTTCCAGCCCGGCACCCTGGACGGGTGGCTGCACCGGATCACCACCAACCTCTTTCTGGACCAGGCAAGGCGCCGCAGCCGGATACGTTTCGACGGCATGACCGAGGAAACCTCCAGCAAGCTGCCGAGCAACGGCCCGGGACCGGAGCGCAGCTTCGAGTTCAACAACCTCGACGTGGATATTGCCCGCGCACTGGAAGAACTGCCCCCGGATTTCCGCGCCGCCGTTGTGCTGTGCGATTTGGAGGGCCTCTCCTACGATGAAGTCGCCCGTGCGCTGGACGTCAAGCTGGGCACGGTCCGTTCCCGCATCCACCGCGGCCGCGCAATGCTGAAAGAGAAGCTTGCGCACCGGGACCCGCAGCTCCGGCCGGCTGCCCGTCCACGGCTCACGCTGCCCCGTGTCGCTGGAGCCAGCTGA
- a CDS encoding O-methyltransferase: protein MRADKQTSWSYTEALPSEDEVLLRARERSYELGVSAVSSGVGAALTVLAAASKATTVVEVGTGAGVSGVCLLRGLGRNAVLTTIDSDVDHLRAAREAYAEAGIPGNRTRTISGRAAEVLPRLTDAAYDMVFIDADKPSFPLYVTQAVRLLKRGGLLVVNDALDHGKVTDPAVREATTNTMRKVGKAIRDNEDLVSALLPTGDGLLLAVKTA from the coding sequence ATGCGCGCCGACAAGCAGACCAGTTGGTCCTACACGGAGGCCCTGCCCTCCGAGGATGAGGTGCTGCTCCGCGCGCGTGAACGGTCCTACGAATTGGGTGTCAGCGCCGTCTCCAGCGGTGTTGGTGCCGCCTTGACCGTCCTGGCCGCCGCGAGCAAGGCCACCACGGTCGTCGAAGTCGGCACCGGTGCGGGCGTCTCGGGCGTCTGCCTGCTGCGGGGCCTTGGCCGCAACGCGGTACTGACCACCATCGATTCCGACGTCGACCACCTCCGCGCTGCGCGGGAAGCGTATGCGGAAGCGGGTATTCCGGGCAACCGCACCCGCACCATTTCCGGCCGGGCAGCCGAAGTCCTCCCCCGCCTCACGGATGCCGCCTACGACATGGTGTTCATCGACGCCGACAAGCCCTCCTTCCCGCTCTACGTCACCCAGGCCGTACGGCTGCTCAAGCGTGGCGGGCTGCTGGTGGTCAACGATGCGCTGGACCACGGCAAGGTCACCGACCCGGCAGTGCGGGAAGCCACCACCAACACCATGCGCAAGGTGGGCAAGGCCATCCGTGACAATGAAGACCTCGTCTCCGCCCTGCTCCCCACCGGCGACGGCCTGCTGCTGGCAGTGAAGACCGCGTAG
- the map gene encoding type I methionyl aminopeptidase, protein MIEILNPTELSRARETGALVADILQTIKGRTAAGTNLLDIDRWARTMILEAGAKSCYVDYAPSFGRGPFGHYICTSVNDAVLHGLPHDYALADGDLLTLDLAVSLGGIVADSAITFIVGGVQSPKNAAMIDATERALAAGIAAARPGARIGDLSAAIGSVLTEAGYPVNTEFGGHGVGSTMHQDPHIANAGRPGRGYKLRPGLLLALEPWVMADTAELVTDADGWTLRSATGCMTAHSEHTVAITADGAEILTLPKEPAA, encoded by the coding sequence ATGATCGAGATCCTGAATCCAACCGAACTGTCCCGGGCGAGGGAAACCGGCGCCCTGGTCGCAGATATCCTGCAGACGATCAAGGGCCGCACCGCGGCCGGCACCAATCTGCTGGACATCGACCGGTGGGCCAGGACCATGATCCTCGAGGCGGGTGCCAAGTCCTGTTACGTCGACTATGCGCCGTCCTTCGGACGCGGGCCGTTCGGGCACTACATCTGCACGTCGGTCAACGACGCCGTACTTCACGGACTGCCGCATGACTACGCGCTTGCCGACGGTGACCTGCTGACACTGGACCTGGCTGTCTCCCTCGGCGGAATCGTTGCAGACTCGGCCATCACTTTCATCGTGGGCGGTGTCCAGTCACCGAAGAATGCCGCAATGATCGATGCGACCGAGCGGGCGCTGGCCGCCGGCATAGCAGCGGCCCGGCCCGGTGCCCGTATCGGCGATCTTTCCGCTGCCATCGGTTCGGTTCTCACCGAGGCGGGCTACCCGGTCAATACCGAATTCGGCGGGCACGGTGTGGGATCCACGATGCACCAGGACCCGCACATTGCGAACGCAGGGCGTCCCGGCCGCGGTTATAAACTGCGTCCCGGCCTGCTGCTGGCCCTGGAGCCGTGGGTCATGGCGGATACCGCGGAACTGGTCACCGATGCGGACGGGTGGACCCTCCGCAGCGCCACGGGCTGCATGACGGCGCACAGCGAACACACGGTGGCCATCACCGCCGACGGCGCGGAAATCCTCACCCTGCCGAAGGAACCCGCCGCCTAG
- a CDS encoding leucyl aminopeptidase family protein has protein sequence MQLPPKSSARTGSAPVSPYVTASLPEVTALAGLKMRTGRAESGTGLQPDPAEGVDILAVAMTPPPAGSGPEDMDEAADPVPQPRRGAVEAAVRYGADVAARARSAKVTGKAGDILVIEPPREDEGLPGKLIYVGAGDESPAELRRAGAGLARATMGARRVRASVVDGLEPAAQEAFIEGFLLGGYRPPRSGITKAPAPIAEHLELTGLDGSAAARALATARAVWTARDLTNTPAETATPEWIAEQAREIAGRSGLTVRVRGEDELRAEGFGGLLAVGSGSEHPPRLVEAAYLPDGEDLPHVVLVGKGITFDSGGISLKPRDAMMTMKTDMAGAAAVLAVAEAAAVLQLPVRVTAVLALAENAIGAASYRPADVVTTYNGTTVEVGNTDAEGRMVLADALAYAAAELAPDVLVDVATLTGAAALGLGMHHAALFGNAPGLLAGLEAAGESSGDAVWQLPLVAEYGYVLDSDIADVSHIAPVKAKFGAGAIVAALFLEKFTGGVPWAHVDIAGPSRATKDSRELTKGATGFGVRLLLSYLAGLRQAG, from the coding sequence ATGCAGCTGCCTCCAAAGTCTTCAGCCAGGACCGGATCTGCTCCGGTATCGCCCTACGTCACCGCATCACTGCCGGAAGTCACTGCCCTGGCAGGGTTGAAGATGCGCACGGGCAGGGCGGAGTCCGGCACCGGACTGCAGCCTGACCCGGCTGAAGGCGTGGATATCCTCGCCGTGGCCATGACTCCGCCACCGGCCGGGTCGGGACCGGAGGACATGGACGAGGCGGCGGACCCGGTTCCGCAGCCACGGCGCGGCGCTGTCGAGGCGGCGGTCCGGTATGGGGCCGACGTCGCCGCACGCGCCCGCAGCGCCAAGGTCACCGGCAAAGCCGGCGACATCCTGGTGATCGAACCTCCCCGCGAGGACGAAGGCCTGCCCGGAAAGCTGATCTATGTGGGCGCCGGCGATGAATCTCCGGCAGAACTGCGCCGCGCCGGTGCCGGTCTTGCCCGCGCGACCATGGGTGCCCGCCGGGTCCGTGCCAGCGTCGTCGACGGTCTTGAACCGGCTGCCCAGGAAGCCTTCATTGAAGGGTTCCTGCTCGGCGGTTACCGTCCGCCCCGGTCCGGTATCACCAAGGCGCCCGCCCCCATCGCGGAGCACCTCGAGCTGACCGGCCTGGACGGGTCCGCAGCCGCACGTGCCCTCGCGACCGCACGGGCCGTCTGGACGGCACGCGACCTGACGAACACGCCGGCCGAAACAGCCACCCCGGAGTGGATCGCGGAGCAGGCCCGCGAAATAGCCGGCCGCAGCGGGCTGACCGTGCGCGTGCGCGGCGAGGACGAACTGCGTGCCGAAGGTTTTGGCGGGCTGCTGGCCGTCGGCTCCGGATCCGAGCACCCGCCCCGGCTGGTGGAAGCCGCGTACCTGCCCGACGGCGAGGACCTGCCGCACGTGGTGCTCGTCGGCAAGGGGATCACTTTTGACTCCGGCGGAATCTCGCTGAAGCCGCGGGACGCCATGATGACCATGAAGACGGATATGGCCGGTGCCGCAGCCGTACTGGCGGTGGCGGAGGCTGCGGCCGTGCTGCAGCTTCCCGTTCGGGTCACGGCCGTACTGGCCTTGGCCGAGAACGCCATCGGCGCCGCCTCCTACCGGCCCGCCGACGTCGTCACCACCTACAACGGGACCACCGTTGAGGTCGGGAATACCGACGCTGAGGGCCGCATGGTCCTCGCCGACGCCCTGGCCTACGCCGCAGCGGAACTGGCTCCGGACGTCCTGGTGGATGTGGCCACACTGACCGGTGCCGCCGCCTTGGGGCTTGGAATGCACCATGCGGCCCTGTTCGGTAATGCGCCCGGGCTGCTGGCCGGGTTGGAGGCTGCAGGCGAGAGCTCGGGCGACGCCGTGTGGCAGCTGCCGCTGGTGGCCGAGTACGGCTACGTGCTGGACTCCGATATCGCCGATGTCTCCCACATTGCGCCCGTCAAAGCGAAGTTCGGTGCCGGCGCGATTGTTGCCGCACTGTTCCTGGAGAAGTTCACCGGCGGCGTCCCGTGGGCGCATGTCGACATTGCCGGTCCGTCGCGTGCCACTAAGGACAGCCGCGAACTGACCAAGGGGGCCACCGGGTTCGGGGTGCGGCTGCTGCTGTCCTACCTTGCCGGCCTGCGCCAGGCAGGCTAG
- a CDS encoding DUF3117 domain-containing protein, which yields MAAMKPRTGDGPMEVTKEGRSLILRVPIDGGGRLVVELNVEEAGKLKDCLLGVTG from the coding sequence ATGGCTGCGATGAAACCACGGACGGGCGACGGGCCTATGGAGGTTACAAAGGAAGGGCGCAGCCTCATTTTGAGGGTGCCCATAGACGGCGGCGGACGCCTGGTGGTCGAGCTTAATGTGGAAGAAGCCGGAAAGCTGAAGGACTGCCTTCTGGGCGTTACGGGCTAG
- a CDS encoding DNA-3-methyladenine glycosylase I, with translation MSAEPGADGRLRCGWALASADYQHYHDTEWGRAVEGEAALFERLSLEAFQSGLSWITILRKREAFRAAFAGFEPRAVAAFGDADRQRLLADAGIVRNAAKIDAVINNARALLELPANESLGGLLARYRALADNPAPKTLDDVPAATPDSAALAKDLKKRGFRFVGPITAYAMLQATGYVNDHLADCWVRDGS, from the coding sequence ATGAGCGCAGAACCAGGGGCCGACGGACGGCTGCGCTGCGGCTGGGCGCTCGCCAGTGCGGACTACCAGCACTACCACGACACCGAATGGGGGCGGGCCGTGGAGGGCGAGGCAGCCCTCTTCGAACGGTTGAGCCTTGAAGCCTTTCAATCCGGCCTGAGCTGGATCACCATCCTGCGCAAGCGGGAGGCGTTCCGTGCCGCCTTCGCCGGCTTCGAACCGCGGGCGGTGGCAGCCTTTGGCGACGCCGACCGGCAGCGCCTGCTGGCCGATGCCGGGATAGTGCGCAACGCCGCCAAAATCGATGCCGTGATCAACAATGCGCGGGCCCTTCTGGAGCTCCCTGCCAACGAAAGCCTCGGCGGCCTGCTGGCCCGGTACCGCGCCCTGGCGGACAATCCCGCGCCGAAGACCCTTGATGACGTCCCCGCAGCGACCCCGGACTCCGCCGCCCTGGCCAAGGACCTGAAAAAACGCGGTTTCCGGTTTGTAGGGCCGATTACCGCCTATGCAATGCTCCAGGCGACCGGCTACGTGAACGACCACCTCGCCGACTGCTGGGTACGCGATGGAAGCTGA
- a CDS encoding DivIVA domain-containing protein — MTLLLVFLSIAVLGVAAVFGIGRLRPGIPGAGVITDAQGLPEPDPRLPPVLLPEHPAAGDVSRLRFSVALRGYRMDQVDAVLDRLAGALAERDARIARLEAAGPDAAPGGDAS, encoded by the coding sequence GTGACTCTCCTGCTGGTATTCCTTTCCATCGCCGTGCTGGGTGTGGCGGCCGTGTTCGGTATCGGAAGGCTGCGCCCCGGAATCCCCGGCGCAGGCGTCATCACGGACGCCCAGGGCCTGCCGGAGCCGGATCCCCGGCTGCCGCCCGTGCTGCTGCCGGAGCACCCCGCGGCCGGTGATGTATCCCGCCTCCGGTTCTCGGTGGCCCTGCGCGGATACCGGATGGACCAGGTGGATGCGGTGCTGGACCGGCTGGCCGGCGCCCTGGCCGAACGGGACGCCCGCATCGCCCGGCTGGAGGCTGCGGGACCGGATGCCGCTCCCGGCGGAGACGCTTCATGA
- a CDS encoding TIGR00730 family Rossman fold protein, with product MSEDPRPTPSDLPRKRGPVELRRGAALAPQSDRFLLDSSDGTHFTHTDPWRVLRIQSEFVEGFGTLSELGPAVSVFGSARSVPGSRYYKLGEEVGRLLAEAGLAVITGGGPGSMEAANKGAVGADGLSVGLGIELPFETGLNEWVDLGVNFRYFFVRKTMFVKYAQGFIVLPGGFGTLDELFEAMTLVQTQKVTSFPIVLIGTEFWNPLLGWIRETLLAEGMVGEADLKLLHVVDDPADAVRLMIADSAGHVSP from the coding sequence ATGAGTGAAGACCCCCGTCCCACACCTTCTGATCTTCCGCGCAAGCGGGGGCCGGTGGAGCTGCGCCGGGGCGCGGCCCTGGCCCCCCAGTCGGACCGGTTCCTGCTGGATTCGTCCGACGGAACCCATTTCACCCACACCGACCCCTGGCGGGTGCTGCGGATCCAGAGCGAATTCGTGGAAGGTTTCGGCACCCTCTCCGAACTCGGGCCAGCCGTAAGCGTGTTCGGGTCCGCGCGGAGCGTTCCCGGCTCCCGGTACTACAAGCTTGGCGAAGAGGTGGGCAGGCTGCTGGCCGAGGCGGGCCTGGCAGTGATTACCGGCGGCGGGCCGGGTTCCATGGAAGCCGCGAACAAGGGGGCGGTGGGCGCCGACGGCCTGTCCGTGGGCCTTGGCATCGAGCTCCCCTTCGAGACGGGGCTGAACGAGTGGGTGGACCTGGGAGTTAATTTCCGGTACTTCTTCGTGCGCAAGACCATGTTCGTCAAGTACGCGCAGGGCTTCATAGTCCTGCCGGGCGGGTTCGGGACCCTGGATGAGCTCTTCGAGGCCATGACTCTGGTGCAGACGCAGAAGGTGACCTCGTTCCCGATCGTGCTGATCGGCACGGAGTTCTGGAATCCGCTGCTTGGCTGGATCAGGGAGACCCTGCTGGCCGAGGGGATGGTGGGCGAAGCCGACCTCAAGCTGCTGCACGTGGTGGACGACCCGGCCGACGCCGTGCGGCTGATGATTGCCGACAGTGCCGGACACGTTTCTCCCTGA
- a CDS encoding amino acid ABC transporter ATP-binding protein: MTSDTSPGTSVPESAAPLVSLKNVNKHFGDLHVLQNINLDIARGEVVVVIGPSGSGKSTLCRAINRLETIDDGEITVDGAVLPSEGKALAKLRADVGMVFQSFNLFAHKSIVDNVSLGPVKVRKSKPAEAKKLAMELLERVGVANQANKLPAQLSGGQQQRVAIARALAMKPKVMLFDEPTSALDPEMINEVLDTMVGLAKDGMTMVVVTHEMGFARKAADRVIFMADGQIVEEGTPEEFFTNPKSDRAKDFLGKILSH, translated from the coding sequence ATGACCAGTGACACATCCCCAGGTACATCCGTGCCTGAATCCGCTGCACCGCTTGTTTCGCTGAAGAACGTGAACAAGCATTTCGGGGACCTCCATGTCCTGCAGAACATCAATCTCGATATTGCCCGCGGCGAGGTAGTGGTGGTGATCGGGCCCTCCGGGTCCGGCAAGTCAACCCTGTGCCGTGCCATCAACCGCCTCGAGACCATCGACGACGGCGAAATCACCGTAGACGGCGCCGTCCTGCCGTCGGAAGGCAAGGCGCTTGCCAAGCTGCGCGCCGACGTCGGCATGGTCTTCCAGTCCTTCAACCTGTTCGCCCACAAGTCCATCGTGGACAACGTCTCCCTGGGTCCGGTCAAGGTCCGCAAGTCCAAGCCGGCCGAAGCCAAGAAGCTGGCCATGGAGCTGCTCGAACGCGTGGGCGTTGCCAACCAGGCAAACAAACTCCCCGCACAGCTCTCCGGCGGACAGCAGCAGCGTGTGGCCATTGCCCGCGCGCTGGCCATGAAGCCCAAGGTCATGCTCTTCGACGAGCCCACCTCCGCCCTGGACCCGGAAATGATCAACGAGGTCCTGGACACCATGGTCGGTCTGGCGAAGGACGGCATGACCATGGTCGTGGTTACCCACGAAATGGGCTTCGCCCGCAAGGCTGCAGACCGGGTGATCTTCATGGCCGACGGACAGATCGTCGAGGAAGGCACCCCCGAGGAATTCTTCACGAACCCGAAGAGCGACCGCGCCAAGGACTTCCTGGGCAAAATCCTCTCCCACTAA
- a CDS encoding glutamate ABC transporter substrate-binding protein → MRKTRYAAAAIAAAAALTLSACGGGSDEAGSESGSTEGSGEQIRIGIKFDQPGLGFDEGGSYSGFDVDVAKYVANELGYPEDRIEFISSPSAQRENMLENDQLDMIFATYSITDARKEKVAFAGPYFVAGQDLLVPADSDITGPDDLDGKNLCSVTGSTSAQKIKDNYSAGVNLLEQPSYAECVTAMQGGSIDAVTTDDIILAGLASTDANKGEFKVVGNTFSEEKYGVGLPKAGGLVKCEDVNAAITKMVEEGAWEEAIKKNTEGADYKFNEDLNPPTPDACA, encoded by the coding sequence ATGCGCAAGACCCGTTACGCCGCAGCGGCCATCGCCGCCGCCGCAGCACTGACCCTGTCCGCCTGTGGCGGCGGTTCCGATGAGGCCGGCTCCGAGTCCGGCAGCACCGAGGGCTCCGGCGAGCAGATCCGCATCGGCATCAAGTTCGACCAGCCGGGCCTGGGCTTCGACGAGGGTGGCAGCTACTCCGGCTTCGACGTCGACGTCGCCAAGTACGTCGCCAACGAGCTGGGCTACCCCGAGGACCGGATCGAATTCATCTCCAGCCCCTCCGCCCAGCGCGAGAACATGCTCGAGAACGACCAGCTGGACATGATCTTCGCGACCTACTCCATCACTGACGCCCGCAAGGAAAAGGTTGCTTTCGCAGGACCCTACTTCGTGGCCGGCCAGGACCTCCTGGTTCCCGCCGACAGCGACATCACCGGACCCGATGACCTGGACGGCAAGAACCTCTGCTCCGTCACCGGCTCCACGTCCGCGCAGAAGATCAAGGACAACTACTCCGCAGGCGTAAACCTGCTGGAGCAGCCGAGCTACGCCGAGTGCGTCACCGCCATGCAGGGCGGCTCCATTGACGCCGTCACCACTGACGACATCATCCTCGCCGGCCTGGCGTCCACCGACGCCAACAAGGGCGAATTCAAGGTTGTCGGCAACACCTTCTCCGAGGAGAAGTACGGCGTCGGCCTGCCGAAGGCAGGCGGCCTCGTCAAGTGTGAGGACGTCAACGCAGCCATCACCAAGATGGTCGAAGAGGGTGCGTGGGAGGAAGCCATCAAGAAGAACACTGAAGGCGCCGACTACAAGTTCAACGAAGACCTGAACCCGCCCACGCCGGACGCCTGCGCCTAG
- a CDS encoding ABC transporter permease subunit (The N-terminal region of this protein, as described by TIGR01726, is a three transmembrane segment that identifies a subfamily of ABC transporter permease subunits, which specificities that include histidine, arginine, glutamine, glutamate, L-cystine (sic), the opines (in Agrobacterium) octopine and nopaline, etc.), which yields MEGFTALFDQYDVVGAFWVNIQLAFWAALWSLILGTVLALMRISPIPSLQWFGAAYVNIFRNTPLTIIMVFGSLALWSQLNVSLSSDFTTNFFRLAVLSLTIYHAAFFCEAIRSGVNTVPLGQAEAARAIGLGFLPAAGLIIMPQAFRGAIAPMGNVLIALVKNTTVAATAGVALETSSVMKTMIEFSPNLMTQIFLTFAIGYVIIVIPIGLLTTWASKKLAVAR from the coding sequence ATGGAGGGTTTCACTGCCCTCTTCGATCAGTACGACGTCGTCGGCGCTTTCTGGGTCAATATCCAGCTCGCGTTCTGGGCGGCGCTCTGGTCGCTGATACTTGGTACCGTGCTGGCACTGATGCGGATCTCACCGATCCCCAGCCTGCAGTGGTTCGGTGCCGCCTATGTCAACATTTTCCGCAACACGCCGCTGACCATCATCATGGTGTTCGGTTCGCTTGCGCTGTGGTCGCAGCTGAACGTCAGCCTCTCGAGCGACTTCACCACCAACTTCTTCCGCCTGGCCGTGCTGTCCCTGACCATTTACCACGCAGCGTTCTTCTGCGAGGCCATCCGCAGCGGCGTTAACACCGTTCCGCTGGGACAGGCTGAAGCCGCGCGTGCCATCGGACTGGGCTTCCTGCCGGCCGCCGGCCTGATCATCATGCCGCAGGCCTTCCGCGGAGCCATCGCCCCGATGGGCAACGTGCTGATTGCCCTGGTGAAGAACACCACCGTGGCTGCCACTGCCGGTGTTGCCCTGGAAACCTCCAGCGTGATGAAGACAATGATTGAGTTCTCCCCCAACCTGATGACGCAGATCTTCCTCACCTTTGCGATTGGCTACGTCATCATCGTCATCCCCATCGGCCTGCTCACCACCTGGGCTTCGAAGAAACTGGCGGTCGCACGATGA
- a CDS encoding amino acid ABC transporter permease has product MSAQNVLFDAPGPKARRNIRIGNVLGVLLIAALLWTAVSGLADKGQFDAAKWTPFLEWRTWEFFLLPGLLSTLKAAAVAVVTSIVFGLLFGIGRLSSFKPVSWVCGIVVEFFRAVPVLLMMVFFYQFLSKNTSVEPAQVPFVAVVIALTLYNGSVIAELVRSGVYGLPKGQREAGLAIGLTPGQSLRSIEMPQALVAMLPALLSQFVVILKDSALGTFIGYTELLDYARRLAAGEGNILPALLITAAIFIALNWLLTFAAGRLSRRLGARAGKVLKIEETLEPEGVTPVPATAPAKGAAN; this is encoded by the coding sequence ATGAGCGCGCAGAATGTCCTGTTTGATGCTCCCGGTCCCAAGGCCCGCCGGAACATCAGGATCGGCAATGTCCTGGGCGTGCTGCTGATTGCCGCCCTGCTCTGGACGGCTGTCTCCGGGCTCGCGGACAAGGGCCAGTTCGACGCGGCAAAGTGGACCCCCTTCCTGGAATGGCGGACGTGGGAGTTCTTCCTGCTTCCGGGCCTGCTTTCCACGCTGAAGGCCGCCGCCGTTGCCGTGGTGACGTCGATTGTTTTCGGCCTTCTCTTCGGCATTGGCCGGTTGTCCAGCTTCAAGCCGGTCAGCTGGGTCTGCGGGATCGTCGTGGAATTCTTCCGCGCCGTTCCCGTCCTGCTGATGATGGTGTTCTTCTACCAGTTCCTCTCGAAGAACACTTCGGTGGAACCGGCACAGGTTCCCTTCGTGGCGGTGGTCATTGCCCTGACGCTCTACAACGGTTCGGTGATTGCCGAGTTGGTACGCTCCGGCGTCTACGGGCTGCCGAAGGGCCAGCGCGAGGCAGGCCTCGCCATTGGCCTCACCCCCGGACAGTCGCTGCGCAGCATCGAGATGCCGCAGGCCCTGGTTGCCATGCTGCCGGCACTGCTGAGCCAGTTCGTGGTGATCCTCAAGGACTCCGCCCTGGGCACCTTCATCGGCTACACCGAGCTGCTGGACTACGCCCGGCGCCTGGCGGCGGGTGAAGGCAACATCCTGCCCGCCCTGCTGATTACCGCGGCAATCTTCATCGCCCTCAACTGGCTGCTCACCTTCGCTGCCGGACGCCTCTCCCGGCGCCTGGGCGCCCGCGCGGGCAAGGTGCTGAAGATTGAGGAAACCCTCGAACCCGAAGGCGTTACTCCGGTACCGGCTACGGCACCGGCAAAGGGTGCGGCCAACTAG